A genomic segment from Elusimicrobiota bacterium encodes:
- a CDS encoding fused MFS/spermidine synthase — MSGKKSGYKAVSAAQGTEDPRLKESFQGSVRIAIFLLFFFSGISGLIYEVVWTRLLTIILGNTVYAVSTVLSMFMGGLALGSFCAGRFIDSRKDPLRVYALLEIGVGLSGFCVTLLLNQTGPLYVWLYHLSAANPPMLSLMQYLFAFVLLGIPATLMGATLPVLSRFIVNRESVVGLSVGMLYAVNTFGAAAGCFAAGFLLIGTAGMSLTVLLAAAVNLAVGAAAWLMRNTRIGYGGDSRPLIAPEAAHNTAAPIRHFLVVGAFAVSGFAAMGYEVVWTRILVLYLGNSVYAFSAMLTCFLLGMASGSLVFSRFVDRMTGLFKWFGFLQAAIGLYMLTLIYLFGYQRGFFLIYVSPFPNNPHLFFMFLKALTLLLLPTFLMGASFPLAGRLYTTSISTIARSISVLYTWNTLACIAGSAVAGFVFVPYLGIEKTMLFLVMMNSAAGAALLMAEPADRRFAKTAGVAAVLLAAVAGIVFVPRNVIRGIHESMLGARGNLIKYDETMYGTVMAVRSPAERRLMVDDLPIAGTSLGFLTSQKSLGHLPMLLHPDPRKVFVVGFGGGGTSYAVSTYEEAKKIDIAELSRTIMDDAPLFAEVNHNVLADPRGSVIVNDGRNFLLTTKSSYSVISVDLLWPQTAGSGSLYTKEFYKLCFQRLEDNGMMVEWIHSGFVPVSYLQMIVKTVRQVFPYAGLWWSRGFQHFLLVASKKAPLSVDYRELCRKAKAERTRADLAGVGLDDPAVLVSYFIADGEALDAFARQAAHINTDDLPLIEYHLPLINTTNSWPGNAAAMQGLKRSVLPLMRNLTREDSGKILRNESALSLALGSIIRNQAGDLRGAARLADEAIKRFPDNPEVKDLSGTSGDDMSSARAANQLLISGDYNSAVKEALSALAINPDNAYAHYVRGAALEKQDKLEEAVIQLTEALRLAPDTYEPHNELGLTLIKQAMLAKSLLRANGQARPSAGAIGIKAQNTQEMYEKAIFHIKEAIRLNPKYVEAYNNMGCALMAQGEFEKAIIPLTEALRLNPGYVQAHINLGWSLKRLGNLDEAIIHLTKALTLNPNDPPVRKALDQILQQKRDQQPQKQ; from the coding sequence TTGAGCGGAAAAAAATCGGGATATAAAGCCGTTTCGGCTGCACAGGGAACAGAGGACCCGCGCCTGAAGGAAAGTTTTCAGGGAAGCGTCCGTATAGCCATTTTCCTGCTCTTTTTTTTCTCCGGCATCAGCGGGCTTATTTACGAGGTCGTATGGACAAGGCTCCTGACCATTATTTTAGGCAATACGGTATATGCCGTCAGCACGGTCCTTTCAATGTTCATGGGAGGATTGGCGTTAGGCAGCTTCTGCGCGGGGCGCTTCATCGATTCCCGAAAAGACCCCCTGCGTGTTTACGCTCTTCTGGAGATCGGCGTCGGGCTTTCGGGTTTCTGCGTGACGCTGCTGCTTAACCAGACCGGCCCGCTGTATGTCTGGCTCTACCACCTGTCCGCCGCAAATCCGCCCATGCTTTCCTTAATGCAATACCTGTTCGCGTTCGTTCTTCTGGGCATACCGGCCACGCTCATGGGCGCCACGCTTCCGGTGCTGAGCAGGTTCATCGTCAACCGCGAGTCGGTGGTCGGCCTTTCGGTGGGGATGCTGTATGCCGTCAATACGTTCGGGGCCGCCGCCGGCTGCTTTGCGGCGGGATTTCTGCTTATCGGCACGGCGGGGATGTCCCTGACAGTCCTGCTCGCGGCGGCCGTCAATCTTGCCGTGGGGGCCGCCGCCTGGCTTATGCGGAACACGCGTATCGGGTACGGGGGAGATAGCCGCCCGCTTATTGCCCCTGAAGCAGCCCATAATACCGCCGCACCGATACGGCATTTTCTTGTTGTGGGGGCTTTTGCGGTTTCGGGCTTTGCGGCCATGGGCTACGAGGTCGTCTGGACGCGCATTCTTGTTTTATATCTGGGCAATTCCGTTTATGCTTTCAGCGCGATGCTGACCTGTTTTCTTTTAGGAATGGCGTCGGGGAGCCTGGTTTTTTCCCGTTTTGTCGATCGCATGACCGGGCTTTTCAAATGGTTCGGCTTCCTCCAGGCTGCCATCGGGCTCTACATGCTCACGCTCATCTATCTTTTCGGGTATCAGCGCGGGTTTTTCCTTATATATGTAAGTCCCTTTCCGAATAATCCGCACCTTTTTTTTATGTTCCTCAAAGCCCTGACATTGCTGCTTCTGCCGACGTTTCTCATGGGAGCGTCGTTCCCTTTAGCCGGCCGCTTGTATACGACTAGCATCAGCACTATCGCCCGCAGCATCAGCGTTCTGTACACGTGGAACACCCTGGCATGCATCGCGGGTTCGGCGGTAGCCGGATTTGTTTTTGTGCCGTATCTCGGGATCGAGAAGACCATGTTATTTTTGGTCATGATGAACAGCGCTGCCGGCGCAGCGCTTCTTATGGCTGAACCGGCGGATCGCCGTTTTGCGAAAACGGCCGGTGTCGCGGCCGTGCTTTTGGCCGCTGTTGCGGGCATCGTCTTCGTTCCGCGTAATGTCATACGCGGCATCCACGAATCAATGCTGGGGGCGCGGGGAAACCTTATCAAGTACGATGAAACCATGTACGGGACCGTCATGGCGGTGCGCAGCCCCGCTGAGCGCCGTCTTATGGTCGATGACCTTCCCATTGCGGGTACGAGCCTGGGGTTCTTAACAAGCCAGAAATCGCTCGGGCATCTGCCCATGCTGCTGCATCCGGATCCGCGGAAGGTCTTTGTGGTGGGGTTCGGCGGCGGCGGCACGTCCTACGCGGTCAGTACCTACGAGGAAGCGAAAAAAATCGACATAGCGGAACTCAGCCGTACCATTATGGATGACGCGCCGTTGTTCGCCGAAGTGAATCATAATGTCCTTGCCGATCCCCGCGGCTCCGTCATCGTCAACGATGGCCGTAATTTTCTGTTAACGACAAAGTCCAGTTACAGCGTAATTTCCGTCGATCTGCTCTGGCCGCAAACGGCCGGGTCCGGAAGCCTTTACACAAAGGAGTTTTACAAGCTCTGCTTTCAGCGCCTTGAGGATAACGGCATGATGGTGGAGTGGATACATTCCGGCTTCGTCCCGGTTTCCTACCTGCAGATGATCGTCAAAACTGTGCGTCAGGTTTTTCCGTATGCGGGTTTGTGGTGGTCGAGGGGATTCCAGCATTTCCTGCTCGTCGCGTCTAAAAAGGCGCCCTTATCCGTCGATTACCGGGAGCTCTGCCGGAAGGCCAAAGCGGAGCGGACGCGCGCCGATCTGGCCGGGGTCGGCCTTGACGATCCGGCTGTTTTAGTCAGCTACTTCATTGCCGACGGTGAGGCGCTTGACGCGTTCGCGCGGCAAGCCGCCCATATCAATACCGATGACCTGCCGCTCATTGAATACCATCTTCCTTTGATAAACACAACTAATTCGTGGCCCGGGAATGCCGCGGCAATGCAGGGCCTCAAAAGATCCGTTCTCCCTCTGATGCGAAACCTGACGCGTGAGGACAGCGGCAAAATACTCCGGAATGAATCCGCGCTCAGCCTGGCCCTGGGCTCGATCATCAGAAATCAGGCCGGGGACCTCCGGGGAGCGGCACGCCTGGCCGATGAAGCGATAAAACGCTTTCCGGATAATCCTGAGGTAAAGGACCTGTCCGGCACATCCGGAGATGACATGTCTTCCGCAAGAGCCGCCAACCAATTACTGATATCGGGGGATTATAACAGCGCGGTGAAAGAAGCTCTCAGTGCCCTGGCTATAAACCCTGATAACGCCTACGCGCATTATGTAAGAGGGGCTGCATTAGAAAAACAAGATAAATTAGAGGAGGCTGTCATACAGCTTACCGAAGCGCTCAGACTTGCCCCCGATACTTATGAACCGCACAATGAGTTAGGGCTTACTTTAATAAAGCAGGCCATGTTGGCTAAATCCCTCTTGCGCGCTAACGGGCAAGCCCGGCCCAGTGCAGGCGCTATAGGAATAAAGGCGCAAAACACACAGGAAATGTATGAGAAAGCTATCTTCCACATTAAAGAAGCAATAAGATTAAATCCAAAGTATGTTGAGGCGTATAATAATATGGGATGCGCCCTGATGGCGCAGGGTGAATTTGAGAAAGCCATCATACCGCTTACCGAGGCTCTCAGGTTAAACCCGGGTTATGTGCAGGCGCATATCAACCTGGGATGGAGTTTGAAACGATTGGGCAACCTTGACGAAGCCATTATTCATCTTACTAAGGCATTAACATTAAATCCAAACGACCCGCCTGTGCGCAAAGCCTTGGATCAAATACTGCAGCAGAAGAGAGACCAGCAACCACAAAAACAATGA